CAAACGGCCCAAACTAGATGTTACTTTGGACGAGTGGGATCTCTCTGGCCTGCCCTGGTGGTTTCTGGGTAATCTCCGTAGTAACTACAGCCGCAGGAGCAATGGCTCTACTGATATCCACACAAACCAAGTAAGAAGCCTCATGTGTTGGAAAGTTTATCTAATAACATCAGTAACAGCTGGTTGAGGATTCAGTTGGGAAATTCCAAgcttaaaaacacagacatgataACTTGTTGGCAAATGGCATAAATTGGAGTGTAACGGTGGTGGTCTGACTGATGTGTCAGCTGTCTCCTGCACAGGAGGAGGACACAGCCATTGTGTCGGACACCACAGATGACCTCTGGTTCCTGACCGAGGGCGGGAGTGAACAGGTGAGCGTGGAGATGAAAGAGGCGGCACTGGAGGAAGGGAGTGCAGGAGAAGGGGAGGTTCTACCTGAGGATGATGACAAAGTAGGGAAGGAGGAGAAAGCAGATCGAGAGGTAGGAGTTTGTTTAGGACTTTGTCCTTTTATTGGTCAGGCTTAGGGCTGCACGatcatggccaaaatgataatcatgattattttggaTCAATATTGAGAGCAGgttccgtctcacacgctattactctacgaacggaagttagttgcattcaatgccttcttttgtgttttttcaccgTGGCCGCCGCAACACCAGAGTTGCCGGCGGAAGCAATGGTACAAACACATGTTTGCCTCTCCTGCTTAACAAAACAGCGgtgttaataattaaaattgtagaaaaatgtcagaagtgtggaccggcgctgtcgCCACTCTGTGTCTGTTACTGGGACGCGtgtgtgagctaacagacactaactagcaccgactagcactggtcactgctgtaaaaacaacacagacgggaaaaacaacacagacgggacaaactACTGCTTtaactagtaaactggtaaaccttgtgaccgatgtataaccgactgctatctgttgtggaattttcctcacgttactctgtcctttGTGACtgtacatctagaaactaagctgcacggtgcagggaacaactctgactggcacaagATCAGACAGAGGTTTAGGAAACGGTAGACAGGCTTTGCAACTAAAAAAActcggagcgttctatgaacggaatgacacatttaaaatatcgctcgaCTACGCAAATTTGATCTTGGGAAGCccaaatcgtgattgtgattaaaatttgattaattgtgcagccctagtcagGCTCATAACAACCATTTAGGTTATATGATAATAATGACAGCATCCTGTTTGAGCAAATATCTTGTATATATGTCTTGTATATTTATCCAGATGCAGGAGGAGCCAGATGAAGACTCGCAGTGTCTGAGCGATGACACCGATACAGAGATCTCAATACAGGTTTGTGTCAACTGGTTTAGGATTTGATTAGCAGTAGATTAAAACTTGAACTTGCAGATGTGTGACGCTGTTTCTACCTTGTTGCTCAGGATGCGTGGCAATGCACAGAGTGCAGGAAGTATAACACTCCTCTCCAAAGGTACTGTGTTCGCTGCTGGGCTCTACGCAAGAACTGGTACAAAGATGTACCCCGACTAGCCCATTCCCTTTCTGTTCCTGACATCCCAGCATGCAGCTCTCTCACCACCCATGATGAGGAAGATGACAGTGACACAGGCATTGACATCCCAGACTGCAGCAGGACGGTCTCTGACCCTGTCATCCTGCCCTCCCACTCCACAGCTGATCGACCACTGCCCACTATGATTACAGGGAAAGGCAAGGGGCCTTGGCCCTCCAGCTTCCACAAGGATGAGCAGCTCTCAGAAGGGGAAAGTCAGGAAAATCTGGGCATGGAGATTGAAGAGGTTCGGCCTGAGGCACTTTTGGAGCCTTGCAAGCTTTGTCGAGTGCGACCACGCAACGGAAACATAATACACGGCCGTACGGCTCACCTGCTAACCTGTTTCCCATGTGCAAGGAGGCTACACAAATGTCAGGCCCCCTGCCCAGGATGTGGGAAGATCATTCAAAAAGTTATTAAGATCTTCATCCTTTAaaaagcgcgcacacacacgtttgtcaGACTCTGGGGAActcaacaacaaatacacaacacacattcgTCCACAGATGCATGTACTCTGGTACACActcgcagacacacacactcaaaatgtGCACCTTACCCTTTAAAcctacacagatatacacaaaGTATAGCACTTGATGACGCTTGCTCTCGGTTGCATGGTTATTCTGCATCACGCTGCCTCTGAAGTATTGTTTAATGAAACCTCTGACACAAAGTTTGTCAtaccaaatgtttgttttagtgCCACATTTAAATAAGGGATATACAAAGGCAGgcgtatttatttatttataaggaGATCACATATGAGTGCACAATGTGAGCTATTTGATTTAATGaaggcttgttttttttcaggctaTGTGTGAATTTTCTCATGTTTATGCTATGCATTGAATGGTGCCATTTTACACTAGTATTGCTTGCCTTCTGGTAGTTTTCTTTCCCCATAGATTCACGTTAGTCATCGTCTCGGCGAAAAGGGAAAGATCAGTGCAGGTAATTACACAACTATTTCTTTAAGCATCTTCTAggccattttgtttgtttgtttgtttgtttttaactctttttatatcattttaggTAATTGTGGCTCTGAGATTTGAGTTATGAAGACAAGATTGAAGGAAGAACATGAAAGAGGGTAATAAAACCAGGATTTTGTCAACCGCTGCAGCTCCATGAAAGTATCCTccaaagctttaaaaataaaataaaaaaaactagcataattgaatgtactgtaaaatacaGATGTGGTGGCTAAAGTCCTGTTTCTCTCAAcacagtattttaaatgtagaaTTGAATTTAAGTTGCTTGAGAATGCACATCTGAAATATTACCTGTAATTTTTCTTGGGGTACTAATTTGATGTTAATGTGTATTCAGTACCGTATTTACAAGCGTCTGATGACCGTTATGCCTGAAGTAAGTTATGTCAACTGTTggttaatgtttaaatgttattcAGAAAGGTTCCTTTACACAAAAATCATAATTaattttttgtagattttgtatttaagttatttattattcagtttTAGTTGTTTAAATGACCACCACCTCTTCTAATGAAGCAGAAAAAGCTGCACTTGCTGCAGGGGTCTAATGTGTACATTTTAcgcaaaactattttttgaaaGGTATACAGAAAGTCTTTAAGGAAACAGGGGAAATGACCACATGTACCCTCTGATAAAAGGACTGTGGGGTACATATTGGGAGTTGGAGGTTTGATTTCAGCGTTACACTGCCACGTAATGACTCTGAACTttaatttatgtattattatagattttattttgatgtctCTGCATTATTTGAAGATTGTGTTGCTGGACCAGTGTTTGAACTGTCTACAAATACAGTATGCTTTACAATCCTAACAAGTAAGATGTACAGTGACCGTAAGCATAAAACTCCTGGCTCTGCTTTGCGTAGAGGGAATACCATAGTTCCTTGATATGGCCTTTACTTGCGCTTAATTGTTCTGCCAGCAGGTGGGGAGAAGTCTCAATATTGTATCTGTGTCCCACAATAAGCTGTACAGTAATAGTAATACCATGTAAAGCATTTATAGAGCATGCATCCTATTGTGACTAGAGCCAGCACTGAACTGGTAAAAGAGCCATATATAAAAAGCTATA
The Etheostoma cragini isolate CJK2018 chromosome 4, CSU_Ecrag_1.0, whole genome shotgun sequence genome window above contains:
- the mdm4 gene encoding protein Mdm4 isoform X1 gives rise to the protein MSSLSAQPLASSSSCRTLPGEGNQVQPKAPLLQILRVAGAEEEVFTLKEVMHYLGQYIMGKQLYDKQRQHIVHCQDDPLGELLEVESFSVKNPSPVYEMLKKYLVVLGCSDAAENLSVGRECVEGGVEDRGQICGGVVKAGLEACNDGPLLQTPSQRRPREADDDSLEGLPRSACKRPKLDVTLDEWDLSGLPWWFLGNLRSNYSRRSNGSTDIHTNQLSPAQEEDTAIVSDTTDDLWFLTEGGSEQVSVEMKEAALEEGSAGEGEVLPEDDDKVGKEEKADREMQEEPDEDSQCLSDDTDTEISIQDAWQCTECRKYNTPLQRYCVRCWALRKNWYKDVPRLAHSLSVPDIPACSSLTTHDEEDDSDTGIDIPDCSRTVSDPVILPSHSTADRPLPTMITGKGKGPWPSSFHKDEQLSEGESQENLGMEIEEVRPEALLEPCKLCRVRPRNGNIIHGRTAHLLTCFPCARRLHKCQAPCPGCGKIIQKVIKIFIL
- the mdm4 gene encoding protein Mdm4 isoform X2 → MSSLSAQPLASSSSCRTLPGEGNQVQPKAPLLQILRVAGAEEEVFTLKEVMHYLGQYIMGKQLYDKQRQHIVHCQDDPLGELLEVESFSVKNPSPVYEMLKKYLVVLGCSDAAENLSVGRECVEGGVEDRGQICGGVVKAGLEACNDGPLLQTPSQRRPREADDDSLEGLPRSACKRPKLDVTLDEWDLSGLPWWFLGNLRSNYSRRSNGSTDIHTNQEEDTAIVSDTTDDLWFLTEGGSEQVSVEMKEAALEEGSAGEGEVLPEDDDKVGKEEKADREMQEEPDEDSQCLSDDTDTEISIQDAWQCTECRKYNTPLQRYCVRCWALRKNWYKDVPRLAHSLSVPDIPACSSLTTHDEEDDSDTGIDIPDCSRTVSDPVILPSHSTADRPLPTMITGKGKGPWPSSFHKDEQLSEGESQENLGMEIEEVRPEALLEPCKLCRVRPRNGNIIHGRTAHLLTCFPCARRLHKCQAPCPGCGKIIQKVIKIFIL